The genomic region GCAACCTGGGCCTGCCGGGCGGTGACTGAGCGGCGCGGCCGCCGGGCTTCGACGTGGCGGCGGGCACGGTGGGCGATCTGGTGCACCGCGGCCGGGGTCTTGTCGACGGCGGCCGCGATGTCGTCGTAGCCGATCCCGAAGGCCTCGCGCAGGACGAACACCGCGCGTTCGGTCGGTGTCAACGTCTCGAGAACGAGCATCAGCGCCATCGACACGCTCTCGGACAGTTCGACGTCGGCAGCCACGTCCGGCGTGGTGAGCAGCGGCTCCGGAAGCCACGAGCCGACGTACGACTCGCGGCGGCGCTTGACCGAGCGCAGCCGGTTGAGTGCTTGCCGGCTGGTGATCCGGACCAGGTAGGCGCGATGGTCCTTGACCTGGTCCAGGTCGACCTTCACCCAGCGCAGCCAGGCTTCCTGCAGGACGTCCTCGGCATCGGCCGCCGAACCGAGCATCTCGTAGGCAACGGTGAACAGCAGGTTCCGATGCGTGACGAAGGCCTCGGTCGCCGCGTCCGTGGCGCCGGCGGATTCCGCCGGAGCATCGGCCTTCCGGCCGTGCGATTCACCTGTGCTGTTCATGAAGTCCTCTCCTGCCCGGTAGCCGGTGGTCCGGCGGCCGATGCCACGACGGCGGGTTGGTGTCCTAGGCAACCGACGGGGTGGTGTCGTCGCGGCGGGTCCGCAGCAGCTGCGGCCGGTGCTTGCCGTCCTTGGGCCACGAGTGCGAACCCGGTTTCTCCGCCTCCTTGACCAGATGCTTCACGCTGAAAGCACAGGACAGCTCCTTCAGCTTCTTGCCCGCACGTCCCGGGAAGTACAGCGGCGCCGCGACGTCGTTCTTGTGGGCGAGCTGGAAGATCCCGGCGTGCCGGCCGAAGCTGATGCACATCGCGCTGAACGACAGGTCGATCGGGGTCGGCCGCTCGCCGGCGATCCGGTGCAGCACGGTGTCCGCGGCGTGAGCACCCAGGCAGCCCGCGGCGTACGCGCTCATCCGGAACGGC from Kribbella flavida DSM 17836 harbors:
- a CDS encoding RNA polymerase sigma-70 factor — its product is MNSTGESHGRKADAPAESAGATDAATEAFVTHRNLLFTVAYEMLGSAADAEDVLQEAWLRWVKVDLDQVKDHRAYLVRITSRQALNRLRSVKRRRESYVGSWLPEPLLTTPDVAADVELSESVSMALMLVLETLTPTERAVFVLREAFGIGYDDIAAAVDKTPAAVHQIAHRARRHVEARRPRRSVTARQAQVALDAFQRALETRDLQGLLDVLAPDVVAISDGGGIKQTTPRPVVGARKVATFIVGGLTKHDVTLTVEPTAVNGSPALALHYDGDLDGVIAISVEDSRITGLYYVRNPQKLTHRATEIPLTRQ